A region of Sesamum indicum cultivar Zhongzhi No. 13 linkage group LG7, S_indicum_v1.0, whole genome shotgun sequence DNA encodes the following proteins:
- the LOC105166787 gene encoding two-component response regulator-like APRR5, producing the protein MGEVVVSSEGGMELVVQETEVAAERAQQAEKKNQIKNIAADGGGAVADGGSSSVVRWERFLPKLAVRVLLVEADDSTRQIIAALLRKCSYKVAAVPDGLKAWEVLKERSQSIDLILTEIELPSISGYALLTLIMEHDVCKNIPVIMMSSHDSVSTVYKCMLRGAADFLVKPIRKNELRNLWQHVWRKQASRTAAGLGQPEESEAQQKVEATAENNDISNHSSGYMACIQRNRECIEKGSDAQSSCTKPELETEGADVEHVHSLLLPKAAKCLSNEMNIYTQEECHQESRKTQAHDIKAGESEAMASRDANIATTLPGQGKNSDAGWEKLNVIGQNPENNHVPQNSSREAIDLIGAFDNCLKGTFGSPASNASTNKFDILPLLDLSLRRSHPSGSVNQVNDETRRLNHSDASAFSRYINKPLQARNSTSPSTCNQQKDHETNSEKQLSNLTPDYNSDTHGPTISSVRPGLPETSFPHPQQREIFQPIPVRGLRFENIINGFGSLMPQLYYDQSAPSSLPSPGTPNHSPSFTQLNAFYPSDHRPSSSQQFHRIDQRISNAIDQADKKQDQKLETLEARLHVSPANDQSGNGTFYNGHISHHHTTSSGSNVKIDSTLVVKTVPECGNEEGSHVHEGASHRSMQREAALNKFRLKRKDRCFEKKVRYESRKKLAEQRPRVKGQFVRQVPNEPPPGSSSAC; encoded by the exons ATGGGTGAAGTTGTGGTGAGCAGTGAAGGTGGGATGGAATTAGTGGTTCAAGAAACAGAGGTGGCGGCAGAGAGAGCCCAGCAAGCTGAAAAGAAGAACCAGATAAAGAATATTGCAGCGGACGGAGGCGGCGCCGTGGCGGACGGAGGATCTTCTTCTGTGGTTAGGTGGGAGAGGTTTCTGCCAAAACTGGCGGTGAGAGTGCTTCTGGTGGAAGCTGATGATTCCACTAGGCAGATTATTGCTGCCCTTCTCAGGAAATGCAGCTACAAAG TTGCTGCAGTTCCTGATGGCTTAAAAGCGTGGGAGGTATTGAAAGAGAGGTCCCAAAGCATAGACCTTATTTTGACAGAAATTGAATTGCCATCAATCTCGGGATATGCTCTTCTCACGTTAATTATGGAGCATGATGTCTGCAAAAATATTCCAGTAATAA TGATGTCGTCACATGACTCAGTCAGTACAGTCTATAAATGCATGTTGAGAGGTGCAGCCGACTTTCTGGTGAAGCCCATCCGGAAAAATGAGCTAAGGAACTTGTGGCAGCACGTCTGGAGGAAACAAGCT TCGAGGACCGCTGCTGGCCTTGGACAACCAGAGGAGAGCGAAGCTCAACAAAAGGTTGAAGCCACAGCAGAGAATAATGATATTAGTAATCATTCAAGTGGTTATATGGCATGCATTCAGAGAAATAGGGAGTGCATTGAGAAAGGAAGTGACGCGCAG AGCTCATGCACAAAACCGGAGTTGGAGACTGAAGGAGCAGATGTTGAACATGTCCACAGCCTCTTACTGCCGAAAGCCGCTAAATGTCTTTCAAATGAGATGAATATTTATACACAAGAAGAATGCCATCAAGAAAGTAGAAAAACACAGGCACATGATATAAAGGCGGGAG AGTCGGAGGCCATGGCTAGCAGAGATGCTAATATTGCAACAACACTGCCAGGGCAGGGCAAGAACTCCGATGCTGGTTGGGAGAAACTTAATGTTATTGGACAAAATCCTGAGAACAATCATGTGCCTCAGAATTCTTCTAGAGAGGCCATTGACTTAATTGGAGCTTTCGATAACTGCCTGAAAGGAACTTTTGGAAGTCCCGCGTCAAACGCTAGTACAAACAAGTTTGATATTTTGCCCCTTCTGGATCTATCTTTGAGAAGATCTCATCCCAGTGGCTCTGTGAATCAAGTAAATGATGAGACGCGTAGGCTAAATCACTCTGATGCATCGGCCTTTTCTAG GTACATAAATAAGCCATTGCAGGCACGCAACTCCACATCCCCAAGCACCTGTAATCAACAAAAAGACCATGAGACGAATTCCGAGAAACAACTGTCCAATCTTACCCCTGATTATAATTCAGACACACATGGTCCGACAATAAGCTCAGTCCGACCAGGGCTGCCTGAAACTTCATTTCCTCACCCTCAGCAAAGGGAAATATTTCAACCGATTCCAGTTAGAGGTTTAAGATTcgaaaatataatcaatggaTTTGGTTCTTTGATGCCTCAATTGTACTATGATCAATCAGCACCGTCTTCTTTGCCTAGTCCAGGCACACCTAACCACTCACCATCTTTCACTCAGTTGAATGCTTTCTATCCATCAGATCATCGGCCTTCGAGTTCTCAGCAATTTCATAGAATTGATCAAAGGATCAGTAATGCCATTGATCAGGCAGACAAAAAACAAGACCAAAAATTGGAAACCTTGGAGGCTAGGTTGCATGTGTCTCCTGCAAATGATCAGAGTGGTAATGGCACTTTCTATAATGGCCATATAAGTCATCACCACACTACAAGTTCTGGTAGCAATGTCAAGATCGATTCGACCTTAGTTGTCAAGACCGTACCCGAATGTGGTAATGAAGAGGGATCCCATGTCCACGAGGGTGCATCTCATCGTTCCATGCAAAGAGAAGCGGCTCTAAACAAATTCAGACTGAAGAGGAAAGACAGATGCTTTGAGAAGAAG GTGCGCTATGAGAGCAGAAAAAAGCTGGCTGAGCAGCGTCCACGTGTGAAAGGACAGTTTGTTCGCCAAGTACCTAATGAACCTCCACCAGGGAGCTCATCAGCTTGTTAG
- the LOC105166788 gene encoding NDR1/HIN1-like protein 1 encodes MSEINEKSPKHCANKQALDLHKFKKKLFFYLTTLLLAILSLIFLVWFILHPSKPHFSLKHADITQLNLTASSSLNSYIQLTLLSTNPNKKVGIYYDQFLLYASYNGQKITNVTAIDPFYQDREETNLLSASLVGDEQTVAPSLAYQVKRDEGTGKVALSFKVMGRLRWKVGTWTSGRYRFNVNCVSVVAYGGRSVSSPALMSLRQGTVCSTSV; translated from the coding sequence ATGTCTGAAATCAATGAGAAATCTCCCAAACACTGCGCTAACAAGCAAGCACTCGACCTCCACAAGTTCAAGAAGAAGCTCTTCTTCTACCTCACCACACTCCTCCTCGCAATCCTTTCCCTCATATTCCTTGTTTGGTTCATCCTCCACCCATCAAAACCCCACTTCTCCCTCAAACACGCTGACATCACTCAGCTCAACCTCACCGCCTCCTCCTCCCTCAACTCCTACATTCAGCTCACCCTCCTCTCCACCAATCCAAACAAGAAAGTCGGAATCTACTACGATCAGTTCTTGCTCTACGCATCCTACAACGGCCAGAAGATCACCAACGTCACCGCCATCGACCCCTTCTACCAAGACCGCGAGGAGACGAACCTCCTCAGCGCCTCGTTGGTTGGCGACGAGCAGACGGTGGCGCCGTCCCTGGCTTATCAAGTTAAACGCGACGAGGGGACAGGGAAAGTGGCCTTAAGCTTCAAGGTGATGGGGAGGTTGAGGTGGAAAGTTGGGACATGGACTTCGGGGAGGTATAGGTTTAATGTGAATTGTGTGAGTGTTGTCGCGTATGGAGGTAGATCAGTTTCATCACCTGCCTTGATGAGTTTGAGACAGGGGACGGTGTGTTCTACTTCAGTTTGA